ATTCTGGTTCAAACCTTTGTACATGCGTTGCAACATTGGATCACGATCTGCATTCTCATCCTGTACAGGGAAGTATTCTTCTATACGGAGAATACCTTCTATACCCATGTTCTGAGTAATTTCCACGGCATTTGTGCTCCAAGGAGTAATCATTTCCTTACGAGGGCCAACAAAATAACCTTGTAACTGGTCTTCGTTTTCCACATTTGCTTCACCTAAAAGCCAACTGAGTTTTTTGATGTCATCAGAAGAGAATTCATGGTCGGCTTCTACTGCCACCACGCTCTGAGAAGGGGTTCTGAAAAAAAGAATCATATCACTTTAAGTATATATGGGTTATTATAATTCTGATGAATTATTCTATTTTGCATGCAAAGTTACGCAAATCCCTTGGGCTGTGAAAGAAATGTGTTTATTATTTGCGTGTTATACATTCATATAGTTAGCTTATGAATATGATAGGTATCAAATAGAACTCTGTTTTAATCATAGAATGTATCAATTTTATGAATGCTTGTTTTTTAGATTATTTCCAAATAATAACATTTATAAACAATGATCCAAAAAATAGTATTATGTTTGCAAAATGAAAGGTATAACTCCTTTTTATTAATAAAATTAACATATAAATGTTATGGTGAAGAGCTATTTGAGTTTTTTTTTAATGAATGTTTTTGTTGTCTTATTTCTTTTTACTTCATGTGTGAATCAAGAATATGATTTAAGTAAAGGTATTGATTTAAATATTCATGTAGGAGGTAGTGGGTTATCTCTTCCGGTAGGAAGCACCGATTATATTAAATTGAATAAGATTATTAAAGTTGATGAATCTGATGTACTTCACCTAAGTGGAGGAGAATACTCTTTATTAAAAGAAGATGTTATTAATCCTGTCACGGTTTCTGTTAATAGTGTGGCTCCCATCAATATAACGCCTATACCTTTTCCTTCAGTTCTGTTGTATAGTGCGAATGCAGCTTCATTGTTGAAAAGAACATCAGGTAGTTTTGATGTAAATGTATCTTTTACTCCGTCAAACTTCAAGTTGGAACATACTGGTATCCCTACAGCACTAAAATCTATAAAAAAGATTTTTGTTCCGTCTCCTGTAACAGCTGTTTTAATGTTTTCTATTACAGGAGTAAATTCCGATGCAAATCTTCAGTTTAATAATTTTAAACTAACGTTTCCTGACTTTGTTGTTTCAGACCAACTTAACGCTAATCACGAATTGATATTAAATGAACGTTTGATTTCTGGAGGAATCAAAGTAATTAATATTGATGGTTTTGATTTTTCAAATGAAGAAGGGGGAGCATTAACCATAAAGGATCATTTATTGAAACTGGAAAAGGAGATCTCCTTTTCAGGTAGAATTACTGGTTCAAATCTGGATGGTTCTAAAATTACGGATGACGTGATGCTGGAAACATCTATTCGTATAAATCCTGCTACTATATCTGAGGTAGAAGGTAAGATTGATCCTTTAATAAATGTAAAGATTGATCCTGTTTTTTTAGATATTCCTGAATTTCTGAAAGATGATGCGGTTAATTTGGATATTGAGAATCCTATGATTCATTTGAATGTAGCTAATGAAACAAATATCCCAATTATTATAGATGGCTTGATGAAAGGATACAGGAATGGAAATTTGCTAAATCAGGTTGCTATTGAAAGTACAACACCGATCAAAATTGATGCGAATGGTAAAACCTCAATTTGTCTTTCCCGAACAGGCCAAGGTAGTCCTGTAGGAAGTAAGAATTATCAGATTGCAGACCTGAATAAATTAATTGAAAAGATTCCTGACGAGATTCAGTTTACGATGAATGCTAATGCTGATCAAAATGTGATGCATAAAATTCAATTAGGGAAAAATTATAATGTAGGAATTGATTATGCTGTTGAAGTTCCGTTTAGGTTTGGGCCCGGATTATCAATTGTTTATAATGATACTATTGATGGTTTTAATGATGATATAAAGGATCTCGATGTGAAAAATCTTAAAGTAACAATGACGGTCGAAAATAGTATCCCTTTAATATTGCAGCTTCAGGCTACTCCTGTTGGCTTGGATAAGAAAGTACTTTCCGATATAGAAGCAAAAGTAACAGGAGATATAAACTCTTGTGATAAAAATGGGATAGTACAAAATTCTCCGCTAACAATAGAATTGACAGAAAAAAACAGTGGGGCTATAAAGATGTTGGATGGTATACTGCTAAAAGTTACTGCTAAGTCAACAGCGACGGTAAATGGAATGCCTTTAAGGGAAGATCAATATATTCGGTTGATGAATATTAAAGCAAATGTATCTGGTGGACTAAATGTCAATCTGAACAATAAGTAATCAACTCTTAATAAAAACACAGAAAAAAAATGAAATTACGTTTTATTATATTAGCACTCCTTATAGGGGGTATATTTACAAATATTTCAGCACAAACCTTGCAATCTTCCTACTTTCTTGAAGGAGCTACTTATCGACATCAGCTCAATCCAGCTTTTATGGGAGAAAGAAATTATATAAGCATACCAATGCTAGGGAATATGAACTTAGGAACTAGTAGTAATGTGGGATTAACTGATTTTATCTATAAGTTCGATGATCCAACTGGTAAATATGATCTTACTACTTTTATGAGTTCTGCTGTTGGACGGGATGAATTTCTCGGAAATCTAAAAACAAATAACCGGATAAATACAAATGTGGGTCTCACAATTCTTTCTGCCGGATTTCATGCATGGGGAGGGTTTAATACCATTGAACTAAATATGAAGTCAAATACTTCGTTCAATTTACCATACGAGCTTTTTAATTTTATGAAAACAGGGATGGATCAGGAAGTTTATCACATAAAAAACTTTGCTGTCAATTCTAATAATTACCTTGAATTGGTTTTAGGGCATGCTCATAAAGTTAACGATAGGTTAACTATCGGAGCTAAATTGAAACTCTTGGCTGGTGCGGCAAATGTTGATGCAAAAATAGACCAGATGGATATTGCATTGAATGGTGACAAATGGGAGATCATGGCAAACGGAACTTTGAATACAGCTGTAGGCGGTGGATATTATAAAACAAAGGCAAGTAATCCTGGTGAGATAAATGGTTTTGATGTCGATAAAGCAGGTGTTGGTGGATATGGTGCCGGAATTGATTTGGGAGCTACTTATAAATTAATGGATAATCTTACTTTGTCAGCTTCAGTGCTGGATCTTGGATTTATTTCATGGAAGAATAACCTGAAAGGTGCTACCCGAAATAAAGAACCGTTTACTTTTGATGGGTTTACTAATATAGCAGTAGATCCGGAGGATGGAGATCCTAATAGTGTTGATACACAATTTGAAAATATGAAAGATGACTTGAAGGATATGGCTAAATTTTATGACGAAGGAAAAGTTAGTCGTACTACAATGCTTGCTACCACTATCAATGTTGGAGCCGAGTATGCTTTTCCATTTTATGACAAGCTTTCTTTAGGAGTACTTTCTACTACCCGCATTAATAATCCATATACTTGGACTCAGGCAATGGTAGCTGCAAATGTACGTCCTTTAAGATGGTTTGATGCATCAGTTAACTATTCTTATTCAACTTTTGGCCCAAATCTTGGATGGATGCTTAATTTTCATCCTAAAGGAGTTACTTTCTTTGTAGGGTCAGATCGGATGATAACCAATGTAACGCCTCAATATATTCCAACTAATAACGCAAATACTAATATCTGTCTGGGCTTTAATATCGCATTTGGACGGCATAGAGATTAAAAGATGAAATGATTACTTAAAAATCGGCCAGATTTATTCTCTGGCCGATTTTTTTTTACTTTAGCAAATTGATTGCTAAAAAAGCTAAACCAAAGTAAGATAAGGCAAAAAACGTGAATAGAATGCTTCAAATTTCACAAAAAAGTGCCATCTTTGCAAAATGTTAGCTATAGAAGTAACGATATTAGATCTGTTAGTAAAAGGATTCATCATTGGAGTGATAGTATCTGCTCCTTTGGGCCCGGTCGGCGTGTTATGTATTCAACGTACTTTAAATAAAGGACGGTGGTACGGATTTGTTACCGGCATAGGGGCTACATTTAGTGATTTAACCTACGCTCTTTTAACAGGTTACGGCATGAGTTTTATTTTTGATTTTATATCTGCCAACCAGTTTTATTTACAATTGTTTGGAAGCGTAATGCTTTTCGCTTTCGGTATATATACATTCCGAAGTAATCCGGTTAATTCCTTGCGACCAGCGTCATCTGCAAAAGGCACCTATTTGCATAATCTTATTACAGCCTTTGCAGTAACACTGTCGAATCCGCTGATTATATTCCTTTTTATCGGACTTTTTGCACGTTTTACCTTCGTCGCACCACAAATACACCTTTATGAACAAATAATAGGATATCTTTCTATTACTCTTGGTGCATTTACCTGGTGGTTTGCACTTACTTTCTTTGTAAGTAAACTGCGTTCAAGATTTAATGTAAGAGGTATCTGGGTCATTAATAGAGTGATAGGAGGAGCAGTAATACTAGCGTCGGTCATTGGGTTGATCTTTACTATACTAGGAAAAGCTTTTATTTAATCAAAAGAATATGTTTATAGCTCAGAAATTAAAGCAGACCAATATTGCAGAATACCTCATATACATGTGGCAAATTGAAGACCTTATTCGTGCTGCCGGATGTGACATAGATAAGTTGAAATCAAACTTTATAAGTCAATACCAAATTAGTGATGATGATAGGGTCAAATTAATCCAATGGTATGAAGACCTTATTGGAATGATGCGTGATGAAGATGCTTTGGAAAAGGGACACTTGCAGATTAATAAAAATGTGATTATCTCATTAACAGATTTGCATTTACAATTACTAAGCTCTACCAAAGAACCATTTTATGGAGCTGCTTACTATAAAGCTTTACCTTTTATTGTGGAACTGCGTAATAAAAGTGGGAAAACAGAAGAACCGGAGTTGGAAACCTGCTTTGAGGCTCTTTATGGAGCCATGCTTCTAAAACTTCAAAAGAAAGAAATATCTTCTGAAACAGGTAAGGCGCTTGAGGTGATAGCGAAGTTTCTTTCACTATTGTCGAACTATTATGAGAAAGATAGAAACGGAGAATTAAAATTAGACGATTAAGTCATGAAAAATATATTGATAACCGGTGCCAATGGTCAATTAGGCAATGAAATGCGTTTGCTTTCTTCGGAAAACAATCAATACAACTATTTTTTTACTGATGTGCAAGAACTTGATATTTGTGATGAACAGGCTATACAAGCCTTTGTTACTCAAAATAATATTGATGTGATTGTGAATTGTGCAGCATATACTGCTGTTGATAAAGCTGAAGATAATCTAGATCTATGTAGAAAACTAAATGCTGTTGCTCCCGGATATCTGGCAAAAGCAGCGCAAAGCAGGGGAGCTGTTATGATTCAAATTTCCACTGACTATGTTTTCGACGGAACTAATCACATTCCGTATACTGAAGAAGAAGCTACTTGTCCCGCGTCTGCTTACGGAACTACAAAGCTGGAAGGAGAACAAAATGTAATGAAAAGCTGTTCAAATTCAATGGTTATCAGAACTGCCTGGCTTTATTCTACTTTTGGAAATAATTTTGTGAAGACAATGATCCGCTTGGGTAAGGAAAAGGAGAGTCTGGGAGTTATATTCGACCAGGTTGGTACACCGACTTACGCTCGTGATTTGGCAAGAGCTATTTATGCTGCAATCAATAAAGGTATTGTTCGTGGCATTTATCATTTCAGTAATGAAGGTGTTTGTTCATGGTACGATTTTACTTTGGCAATTCATCGCCTTGCAGGAATCAATACTTGCAAAGTGAATCCTCTTCATACTGCTGATTATCCTACTAAAGCTGCACGTCCTCATTATTCTGTATTAGATAAAACTAAGATAAAAGAAACTTTTGGCATTGAAATTCCTCACTGGGAGGTGAGTTTGCAAGAGTGCATAAATGATATTAATTAAACAAATATGCTTGACGAAATAAAAAGAAGGCGTACTTTCGCTATTATCTCTCACCCGGATGCGGGTAAAACCACTTTGACAGAAAAACTTCTTCTGTTTGGAGGGCAAATTCAGGTTGCCGGGGCTGTGAAGTCTAATAAGATTAAGAAAACGGCAACTTCAGACTGGATGGAGATTGAAAAGCAACGTGGTATTTCTGTAACAACTTCCGTGATGGAGTTTGATTACCGCGATTATAAGGTGAATATCCTTGATACTCCGGGTCACCAGGATTTTGCTGAAGATACATTCCGTACGCTGACTGCTGTTGATAGTGTTATTATCGTTGTTGACGGTGCTAAGGGTGTTGAGGCTCAGACTCGTAAACTAATGGAAGTCTGTCGCATGAGAAATACTCCGGTAATTGTTTTTGTTAACAAGATGGACCGTGAAGGACGTGATCCGTTTGATTTACTTGATGAAATTGAAGCTGAATTACAGATTAAGGTTCGTCCGTTAAGCTGGCCTATTGAACAGGGTATTCGTTTTAAAGGTGTATATAATATCTACGAAGGAAAACTTGATCTTTATCAACCAAGTAAACAAGTTGTAACTGAAAAAGTGGCACTTGATATTGATAGTGATGAACTTGATAAAAATATTGGTGAAGGACTGGCTGATAAGCTTCGTACCGATTTGGAACTGATTGATGGAGTATATCCGGAATTTAATGTGGATGATTATCTTAAAGCAGATATTGCTCCTGTATTCTTTGGATCAGCTTTGAATAATTTTGGTGTGCAGGAATTGCTGGATTGTTTCGTTGAAATAGCTCCATATCCTCAGCCTGTTCAGGCTGAAGAACGTGAAGTAAAGCCTGAAGAAGAGAAATTTACAGGTTTCATCTTTAAAATTACAGCAAATATTGACCCGAACCACCGTTCTTGTGTTGCTTTCTGCAAGGTCTGTTCAGGCAAATTTATTCGTAATGCTCCTTATAAACATGTACGTCATGGAAAAACAGTGCGTTTTTCTTCACCAACACAGTTTATGGCTCAGAAGAAGAGCACTATTGAGGAAGCTTATCCTGGCGATATTATTGGTTTACCGGATACCGGAAACTTCAAAATTGGTGATACAATAACTGAAGGAGAAGAATTACACTTCAAAGGTTTGCCTAGTTTCTCTCCTGAGATGTTCAAATACATAGAGAATGCTGATCCAATGAAAACTAAACAGCTCAATAAAGGGGTTGATCAGTTGATGGATGAAGGTGTGGCTCAGCTATTTGTTAATCAGTTCAATGGCCGTAAGATTATTGGTACAGTAGGACAGTTGCAGTTTGAAGTAATTCAGTATCGTTTGCTGAATGAATATAACGCAGCTTGTCGCTGGGAACCGCTTAGCTTATATAAAGCTTGCTGGATAGAAAGCGATAATAAGGAAGAACTGGAAGCGTTTAAAAAACGTAAGTATCAGTTTATGGCGAAAGACCGCGAAGGACGCGATGTCTTTCTTGCTGATAGTAACTATGTGCTTCAGATGGCGCAAATGGATTTCAAAAGTATTAAGTTCCATTTCACCAGCGAGTTCTGATTTAATAGTAGCACAACACATCATATATTATAAAAAGAAGGCTGTCAGAATTGATTCTGACAGCCTTCTTTTTATCTTGATTTATTGAACTTACACAATATGCATTCCGTCAATTACCATCTTTATCAGGAATAATAAAGAGATTACAAATACGGTGATTGATACTTTCTTTGCTTGTCCAGTGCATACTTTCAGGAAAGTATAGCTCAGGAAGCCGAATACAATACCTTGAGCGATACTGTAACAGAAAGGCATCATCACAATTGTAAGGAATGCAGGCAGAGACTCTGTCATGTCGTCGAAGTTAACTTTAACGATTGAAGAGATCATAAACAAACCTACAATGATAAGTGCCGGAGCAGTTGCTGAGGCTGGTACCATCAGGAACAGAGGAGAAAGGAACAATGCGATGAAGAACATAAAGGCTGTACTTACAGCTGTTAAACCTGTTCTACCGCCTGAAGCTACACCTGCACAGCTCTCTACGTATGAAGTTACAGTACTTGTACCTAAAACAGCTCCGAATGTAGTAGCTAATGCATCAGCAAAAAGGGCTTTCTTAATCTGAGGGAAGTTTCCGTTTTCATCTATGAACCCAGCCTTTGAAGCAACACCAATCAGCGTTCCAACAGTATCGAACAGGTTGACAAACAAGAAAGTGAAAACTACAACCAACATATCAAATGTAAATAGATGGTTCCAGTCAAATTTAAAGAAGATTGGGGCAATTGATGGAGGAAGTGAGAAAATACCATCTTGCGGTGTATGTACTTCTCCAAAAAATACTCCACAGATAGTTGCTATAACAATACCAATCAAAATGGAACCATGAACATTCTTCGCAAATAGTGCTCCTGTTATAATAAGGCCAATCAGTGCAATCCAAACATTATGATTAGCTAAATCTCCCATAGAAACCAAAGTGTTAGGATTGCTTACAATGATACCGGCATTCTTCATTCCTATTAAAGTAATAAAAAGTCCGATACCAACCGGAATTGCATCTTTAAGTGTCTTTGGAATACTTTTCACAATCAGTTCACGAACATTAAAGAAGGTAAGAATAATAAAGATGATACCTTCAATGAATACTGCTGTAAGAGCCATTTGCCAACTATATCCCATGGTTAGTACCACGGAAAAAGCAAAGAAATTGTTAAGTCCCATTCCCGGAGCCTGTGCAATGGGAAGATTTGGCAAGAATGCCATCAGAAGTGTTCCGATAATTGTAGCTAAAGCTGTTGTGGTAAACAGAGCTGCTTTGTCCATCCCTGTTGCACCCAGAATACTTGGGTTAACCACTAAGATATAAGACATTGTCAGGAATGTGATCAATCCTGCAATAGCTTCTTGTCTGACGTTGGTTTTGTTTTCCGTCAGTTTAAATAATTTTTCTATCATTGGGTTTATCTTTATTTATTTAGAAATTCCATTTGGCAGCAATGGTTGGGAATACATATAATTTGTTTGCAGCATAATTATCTGTGCTATAATTCAATTTATAGAAGTTATTGCTGATTTCTATTTCACTACCCAATGATAACTTAGAATTAACATTATACCAAACTTGTGGTTCTGTTAATAATATAACTCTTTTTCCAGATTCATTTCCATCTCCTGTACGGTCTTTGTTTTCTGTCCATACATCAATGAATCCTGAAAGAGTCATTTTGTTATCAAACAAAGGAATGCCCCAGGTACCTGTCCACTGAACGTCGTTGCTGGTTTTGGCAAATGCATTGTACTTGTAAGCAAGGTAAGTACTGAAATTAGCATTCCCACAGCTAAATGGATAAGAAGCTCCTAACAGATAAGCGTTTGCTATTGAGAATCCAAAACCCTGACTGTTTCCTGCACCACCATTATACTCAATATGTGGCATGATAGGACATTTACCAATCTTAAAATCACGGGCAATTTCCCAGTATGCAGTTCCGATGTTTCCTTTAGCCTGATTATAATCCATATCTACAAAGAAGAAAGTTGAACCCCACTTGTCGGGTTTAAACATCTCAATAGTAGTTGTGAGATAGTTTCTTGAAGTCGGAATATTCTTATTCAAAGAATTTCTGAGGTCATAGTGAAACTGAATGTTCTGTGCGGTAGCAAACTGACACACTATGGCCATAATAACAAGGAGTAGTTTCTTTTGTTTCATTGTTTTTTGCTGCAAAAATAATTAAAAAAAAGACAAAAGAAACCCATTGTATCTTAAGTTTTTCAGACTTAACATTTTAATTTGGGATTTTTTTTGAGTATATTCTGACGTTAAACAATGATTAATGAAAAAGCTGATAGTGTGTTGTTTGCTATAAAAGGCTATAAATACAGAACTTAAGAGTTTATACTTTGAAAACACTTTTTCTGACAATAGGCTATTTGTAATAATCTGTTAAAACTTCTGTTTTGCCAGAAAGTTATTTTCCGAGTGATTAGCAGGAGGCGATTTTTGCTTAGCAATTATCTCCTTTAATTCTAATAATTCTTCCTCCAGTAATTAACTGTTTATTCAGGTTAAACTAAAATTAGCCTCATGACCCTGTTGTATTAGCCTCTGGAGGCTGATAACTTAGGGTCGTGAGGCTAATCCGCAAACTTGTACAAGTTTGCGCTAATCATCTACGTGAAACTATTTAATATATCAAGGAATCATGTTTAATAGCTGCCGGTTAAATCCATTCCTCACTCAATACTTCTCCCTGAACAGAAAGAATAATTGCTTTAATAGGAATGTTTCGGGAAGCTTTTTCTCTAGCTAGTTTTGCCATCTGAAGCAGACCACCGCAGCAGGGAACCTCCATAATCAGTACGGTAAGCGTGTTTATTACGGAATTGTCAATCATAGACCGTAGCTTCTCAATGTATGATTCCGTGTTGCTGTCCAGTTTCGGGCAAGCAATAGCCAGAATCTTCCCTTTCAGAAAGCGACTGTGGAAATTACCTGCGGTGAAAGAAGTACAGTCGGCCGCCAGTAATACATCTGCTCCCTGAAAATATCCAGCCTGCGGATTAAGCAGGTGGAGCTGTACTGGCCATTGACGAAGTTCGGAAACCTGAGGCGCAGCAGAAAATCCCTGAGCGGAAAATGAAGCACCACCTTGAGCAAATCCTGCATTTGCCGCTACTTGTCCGGCCGGTTTCAATGTACGGGCCATGGAGCCAGGGCATCCGCTGTGTGCTCCGCCCGCATTTTGCTGACCATGAATCTGAGAAAGATCCACCTTTATATTGTTTCTTCTGAGATAATCTACGCCCTGCATCAGTAAATCCTTCTCGCCGTGTTCCTTTAAATGCTTTAAGTGAGCAAGAATAATCGTTTCACCTTTCGGAGAAATACGCTCCATAACAGCTTCTTCGCTGTAAGGTTCCGCTTCACGTTCTTCCAATTCAATTGCACCTTCGGGACATTCGCCAATGCAAGCGCCTAAACCGTCGCAATAAAGCTCGCTCACCATTACCGCTTTACCATTAATAAGCTGTAAAGCCCCTTCATGACAACCTTTTACACACAATCCGCATCCGTTACACAATGCTTCGTCTATTTTAATCACAGTTCGTTTCATTCTCTTCAATATTTAGGATGATGCTGCAAAGGTATGGTAATTCTTGGTTCCCGACTTGTAACAATGGTTACAATGAACTACTTTTTTATATATCCAGCCTGTTTTTTATCTAAAAGCCAGAAACGAGGATATACAACGTGTCTTTTATTACCGGATAAAATTAGTATAAACCTTATTTACGGGAGCTGGAGCAGGAATGCTGTCTTTAGTTTGCTCACGCATTTTAAGTATCCATGCCATGTTTCTTCCCAGAACTTCCATAATCTGTACGCCTTCGCCATCCTGTAAAGCCTCTCCCTTAGACAGTCCGTGAGTAATGTTCCAATAGTTTGATGTGGCAAGAATCATTTCCGAATAATTCAGATAATGGTTCAGACTATCGAATGTGGAAGAACCTCCGGTACGGCGTACAGCAACTACTGCAGCACCAACTTTCTGACGAAATAAATTGTCATTACTTCCCGACACAAAGAAAGCTCTATCCAGAAACGATTTCATAGTTCCAGGAATACCTGCATAATAAACAGGTGAACCAAGTATAATTCCATCGGCATCCTTCATCTTCTGAACCCATTCATTCAAAGGATCAGTTGTAATAACGCACTTCTCATCCTTGTTTCTTGAACATCCTCCGCAGGCCATGCATCCTCTCACAGCTTTATTGCCGATGTGGATAATCTCGAACTCAATACCGTTTTCCATTAATTGCTTGCCAACACCCATCAATGCATGATAAGTATTACCCTCTTTACGAGGACTTCCGTTAATTGCTACAACTTTCATTTCTTTTCTCCTTTTAATTTTGTTTCTTTGTCGCTGCAAATTACGGATATTAATGCCAATTGTACAAGTACATACTAAAAAGTAGTATAGTAACCAAAAGGAGTGAATTATGATAAATGATGGGTGTATAGACAAATATATTTTTAAGGGGAAGGACTATTTTTGTTCTTTAGAGTTAGTAATGGATATGATTGGTGGCAAATGGAAGCCGATTGTGCTGTATCATCTCAGAGATGGAGTAATGCGTTCGGGCGAACTTCAGCGCAGCTTAAACGGAATAGCCAACAAGATGTTTACCCAGACAGTAAGAGAACTGGAGCAAACCGGACTAGTGGAACGAATTGTCTATCCAACCGTTCCTCCAAAAGTGGAATACAAGCTTACCCCAATGGGAGAATCTGTTATGCCCGTTATTGAAACTCTTAACAATTGGGGCAAAGAAATCAGTGTAAAGTATAATAAGAATAAATAATTCTCAAAATGCATCCTGAAAAATTGGCAGATCAATTCTTTGTGCATATCTTTGTATCGCTAAAAGAGTGGTTACATCACACATCCTTCGGGGTTGACTGGATTTGACAGCGGGCAGAAATGGTATGTAAGCATGCAGTGCGTCGGTGATTTGCACTTAAATCTCAGTTATCAAAATTTTATCTGGCGAAAATAATTACGCTCTTGCTGCTTAATCGAATTATAGTAGATTAAACTTAATCTCTGCACTAGGTGCGGAGACGAGACATCACTCGGTTGCTGTTGTTCCGAAGCGTTCCGGTTTAGTGGTGCAGTTATATCGGAGATAGCTTGAGTCCTTCCTTGTGGCTCTGGTGAAACTAAAGAGGATAAGGTACTGGTTGGTGGCTTCGGTCTTGCCGTACTCGAAAAATTAGGCGAAGATAAGCATGTAGAAAGCTTATGATTTCCTCGTTTGGACGAGGGTTCGATTCCCTCCAGCTCCACTTATTAGCAAAATAAAGAGCAAAAATCCGAATAAATCAATGATTTATGCGGATTTTCTTTTTGTATATAATGCAACATAATTTGTTTTACGTTGATAAGATATAACAAAGCTGATTATATGAGCTTTGCAAAGAAAATATTAGAGAGGAATATACATTAGTCTAAATTTAATTGTACATAATAGCTGAATTTATGGATAAGATTGAAGAAGTATTTAATATACTAAATGAATTAACTGTTCAGGAACTGGATTTAGTAAGAATAAAAATCAGAGAACTGAAGGCTTTAAAAAAGACAACCAAGAAACCACAGACTACTGTTTGTGGAATAAGAATGAGCCAGAAGGAAAGAATGATCGATTTTAATCCTTTTTTGAAGAATAAACTCTGATAAATAGAGTGAAATCAGAGGATAAAACCCAATAACCGTTTTATCCTCTGATTTTTACAATCTTAATAAAGCAGATCTTTGTCTTAATTTTAATTAATACGTATCTATTTTTTGATTATTTGTTGTATAATTACGAATCGAAAGTGTATGTATAATTAAAATAATTATTCTATGAAGAAGATCCTGTTACTGTTCCTATTTGCTGTTTTTACAATAAATGCATTTGCCTATAAAACGTATTGTAAATTTCAATATGTAGAAAGTGTAATATTCGTTAAAGATAAGCCTTATTTTGATTTTGGTTCAGGGTATAAAGCTACATTGCTTGATGAAAACAATAAGCTTCTTGTGTTTAAATCGGATATAGATGTGCTTAATTATATGAGCAAACTTGGATGGAATTTAGAACAAGGCTCAATATTGGAATCAAACCAGAATGGGGGTAAGGGTGAATTTATTATGAGCAAGGAAGTAAAGTCGGACGATGAGATATATCAAGGACTTAATGTGAAATTTGATAAGTGATTACTTTTTAGTCCATTCATAAAAATCCCCCCGAATAAAATGTCCGGAGGGATTATACTATTATTCGCTAT
This genomic interval from uncultured Bacteroides sp. contains the following:
- a CDS encoding DUF5723 family protein, giving the protein MKLRFIILALLIGGIFTNISAQTLQSSYFLEGATYRHQLNPAFMGERNYISIPMLGNMNLGTSSNVGLTDFIYKFDDPTGKYDLTTFMSSAVGRDEFLGNLKTNNRINTNVGLTILSAGFHAWGGFNTIELNMKSNTSFNLPYELFNFMKTGMDQEVYHIKNFAVNSNNYLELVLGHAHKVNDRLTIGAKLKLLAGAANVDAKIDQMDIALNGDKWEIMANGTLNTAVGGGYYKTKASNPGEINGFDVDKAGVGGYGAGIDLGATYKLMDNLTLSASVLDLGFISWKNNLKGATRNKEPFTFDGFTNIAVDPEDGDPNSVDTQFENMKDDLKDMAKFYDEGKVSRTTMLATTINVGAEYAFPFYDKLSLGVLSTTRINNPYTWTQAMVAANVRPLRWFDASVNYSYSTFGPNLGWMLNFHPKGVTFFVGSDRMITNVTPQYIPTNNANTNICLGFNIAFGRHRD
- a CDS encoding LysE family transporter, with translation MLAIEVTILDLLVKGFIIGVIVSAPLGPVGVLCIQRTLNKGRWYGFVTGIGATFSDLTYALLTGYGMSFIFDFISANQFYLQLFGSVMLFAFGIYTFRSNPVNSLRPASSAKGTYLHNLITAFAVTLSNPLIIFLFIGLFARFTFVAPQIHLYEQIIGYLSITLGAFTWWFALTFFVSKLRSRFNVRGIWVINRVIGGAVILASVIGLIFTILGKAFI
- a CDS encoding DUF4924 family protein, translating into MFIAQKLKQTNIAEYLIYMWQIEDLIRAAGCDIDKLKSNFISQYQISDDDRVKLIQWYEDLIGMMRDEDALEKGHLQINKNVIISLTDLHLQLLSSTKEPFYGAAYYKALPFIVELRNKSGKTEEPELETCFEALYGAMLLKLQKKEISSETGKALEVIAKFLSLLSNYYEKDRNGELKLDD
- the rfbD gene encoding dTDP-4-dehydrorhamnose reductase, giving the protein MKNILITGANGQLGNEMRLLSSENNQYNYFFTDVQELDICDEQAIQAFVTQNNIDVIVNCAAYTAVDKAEDNLDLCRKLNAVAPGYLAKAAQSRGAVMIQISTDYVFDGTNHIPYTEEEATCPASAYGTTKLEGEQNVMKSCSNSMVIRTAWLYSTFGNNFVKTMIRLGKEKESLGVIFDQVGTPTYARDLARAIYAAINKGIVRGIYHFSNEGVCSWYDFTLAIHRLAGINTCKVNPLHTADYPTKAARPHYSVLDKTKIKETFGIEIPHWEVSLQECINDIN
- a CDS encoding peptide chain release factor 3: MLDEIKRRRTFAIISHPDAGKTTLTEKLLLFGGQIQVAGAVKSNKIKKTATSDWMEIEKQRGISVTTSVMEFDYRDYKVNILDTPGHQDFAEDTFRTLTAVDSVIIVVDGAKGVEAQTRKLMEVCRMRNTPVIVFVNKMDREGRDPFDLLDEIEAELQIKVRPLSWPIEQGIRFKGVYNIYEGKLDLYQPSKQVVTEKVALDIDSDELDKNIGEGLADKLRTDLELIDGVYPEFNVDDYLKADIAPVFFGSALNNFGVQELLDCFVEIAPYPQPVQAEEREVKPEEEKFTGFIFKITANIDPNHRSCVAFCKVCSGKFIRNAPYKHVRHGKTVRFSSPTQFMAQKKSTIEEAYPGDIIGLPDTGNFKIGDTITEGEELHFKGLPSFSPEMFKYIENADPMKTKQLNKGVDQLMDEGVAQLFVNQFNGRKIIGTVGQLQFEVIQYRLLNEYNAACRWEPLSLYKACWIESDNKEELEAFKKRKYQFMAKDREGRDVFLADSNYVLQMAQMDFKSIKFHFTSEF